A single Anatilimnocola floriformis DNA region contains:
- a CDS encoding Rieske 2Fe-2S domain-containing protein: MTTQPTWHRLGIAAELQKTPLQQIRIGELVIALSFRDGQFGAISGVCNHVGGPLGEGTLSKEDYVVCPWHSWHFHRLTGLARPGIPSAVPVYETKIENGDLFLNLAAVTERKHAPHPHHPLTREVKREPGPLRIVGISTTAMNQAFPRYSTSQDLLQVALAGAAESGAESKYIDLNALNFKHCEGYYSKSAGACTWPCTITQMDATDQLDQVYEAIVFWADVVLISTSIRWGAPSSLYFKMIERMNCIQNQITIADRVLIQNKVAGFVITGGQDNIQAVAGQMMMFFGELGFHLPQFPFIAHSRGWSAEDMENNIAYVKTNDDLRAGAVALTERCLQLAGGLVACEAAGSIERGGRKAH, from the coding sequence ATGACGACACAACCGACCTGGCACCGCCTGGGAATCGCTGCAGAACTTCAAAAAACTCCGCTGCAACAAATTCGCATCGGTGAGCTCGTCATCGCGCTCTCGTTTCGCGACGGCCAATTCGGCGCGATCAGCGGCGTGTGTAACCACGTCGGCGGTCCGCTCGGTGAAGGAACGCTCAGCAAGGAGGACTATGTCGTCTGTCCGTGGCACAGCTGGCATTTTCATCGGCTGACCGGCCTCGCCCGGCCCGGCATTCCCTCGGCCGTTCCAGTTTACGAAACGAAGATCGAAAACGGCGATCTGTTTCTGAATCTCGCAGCCGTCACCGAGCGCAAACACGCGCCGCATCCGCATCATCCGCTCACGCGCGAAGTCAAACGCGAGCCGGGGCCGCTGCGGATAGTTGGGATCTCGACCACGGCGATGAATCAGGCTTTTCCTCGCTATTCCACCTCGCAAGATCTGCTGCAAGTCGCGCTCGCAGGGGCCGCTGAATCCGGCGCAGAGTCGAAATACATCGATCTCAACGCTCTGAATTTCAAACACTGCGAGGGGTACTATTCGAAAAGTGCCGGCGCTTGCACCTGGCCCTGCACCATTACGCAGATGGATGCCACCGATCAACTCGATCAGGTTTACGAAGCCATCGTTTTCTGGGCCGATGTGGTGTTGATCAGCACGTCGATTCGTTGGGGTGCGCCGAGCTCGCTCTATTTCAAAATGATCGAGCGAATGAACTGCATTCAAAATCAAATCACGATTGCCGATCGCGTGCTGATTCAAAACAAGGTGGCCGGCTTTGTGATTACCGGCGGCCAGGACAATATCCAAGCCGTGGCCGGTCAGATGATGATGTTCTTCGGCGAGCTTGGTTTTCACCTGCCGCAGTTTCCGTTCATCGCTCATAGTCGTGGCTGGTCGGCAGAGGACATGGAGAATAACATCGCGTATGTGAAAACCAACGACGATCTGCGGGCCGGCGCGGTAGCCCTCACCGAACGCTGCCTGCAACTTGCCGGCGGCCTGGTCGCATGCGAAGCGGCGGGCAGCATCGAACGGGGCGGCCGCAAAGCTCATTAG